From the Fibrobacter sp. UWR3 genome, one window contains:
- a CDS encoding UDP-3-O-acyl-N-acetylglucosamine deacetylase encodes MPAFKSIEFASPSLSHPRAGVRVDVLEKDPNRAPRVCWYAGDELFYSTDSQHCYGELVYRVARTAIYSKPGLHGPLALASTEHLAPVFLMWPNQRFDVHVAPGDAEGALAELPMMDGSALPFFHALRKVAGVPEPLCFYDVPESFTLEFPRGRVSVSPADCFEVEYEITRDATAGGAAFRSSATLSVYSAEDLYRAFSARTFIFEEDYAKARAEGLLAGVDESCGMLLGGARQPRYRMAEEPACHKILDLLGDLAFAVPALPKVRVQILNGGHTIHHKIMEKLLPYVSTGIPQEI; translated from the coding sequence ATGCCTGCCTTCAAGAGTATAGAATTTGCGTCGCCTTCGCTCTCGCACCCGCGGGCAGGCGTGCGTGTGGATGTCCTCGAGAAGGACCCGAACCGCGCGCCACGCGTATGCTGGTATGCGGGCGATGAACTTTTCTACTCGACGGATTCCCAGCATTGTTACGGCGAACTCGTGTATCGCGTGGCGCGGACAGCAATTTATTCGAAACCGGGCCTGCATGGCCCGCTCGCCCTCGCCTCGACGGAGCATCTTGCGCCCGTGTTCCTCATGTGGCCGAACCAGCGGTTCGATGTGCACGTTGCTCCCGGAGATGCGGAAGGCGCTCTGGCCGAACTCCCTATGATGGACGGGAGTGCGCTGCCGTTCTTCCACGCCCTGAGGAAGGTCGCCGGTGTGCCCGAGCCCCTTTGCTTTTACGATGTTCCCGAGTCCTTTACCCTCGAGTTCCCGCGCGGGCGGGTGAGCGTTTCGCCTGCAGACTGTTTCGAGGTGGAATACGAGATTACCCGCGATGCGACTGCGGGTGGCGCTGCGTTCCGCTCGTCGGCCACCCTCTCGGTGTATTCCGCAGAGGACCTCTACCGCGCGTTTTCGGCCCGCACGTTCATTTTCGAGGAGGACTACGCGAAGGCGCGTGCCGAAGGTCTCCTCGCCGGAGTCGACGAATCCTGCGGAATGCTCCTGGGCGGTGCCAGGCAGCCCCGTTACCGCATGGCGGAAGAGCCCGCCTGCCACAAGATTTTGGACCTGCTGGGCGATCTTGCCTTCGCGGTCCCTGCTTTACCAAAGGTGCGCGTTCAGATTCTGAACGGCGGCCATACCATTCACCATAAAATCATGGAGAAACTCCTGCCTTATGTCTCTACTGGAATCCCTCAAGAAATCTGA
- a CDS encoding UDP-3-O-(3-hydroxymyristoyl)glucosamine N-acyltransferase, which translates to MKPVAISMVLDWLRAEGLLQDVAPQAVLRVAPSTVITGFASVDLAGPGDASFWVGDTVKNETNANGFASSLLDSVCAGLLFVPQGLMPAEKVAVASGKEFAPGVGCIVPVENPYHAMVCFLEKFADSFAGSECAGDVTSGSFVGSGCAGDVAKSARVHASAVVEGRVGENAFVGLGCVVMRGATLGAGCVLEANVTIYPNVVVGEDCVFQAGAVIGSRGFGFYEYEGRRRPVPHLAGVRIGRGCSFGANTVVAAGFLSPTTIGENCHFDSFVQIAHNCRLGNNIFMASQSGLAGSVTVEDDVELAGGAQVANHLTLGKGARIAAKAGVTKSIPAGLTVSGFPAEEITVWRRSMVRLRQMGKK; encoded by the coding sequence GTGAAACCCGTTGCAATCTCAATGGTTTTGGACTGGCTGCGTGCCGAAGGCCTGTTGCAAGATGTTGCGCCGCAGGCCGTGTTGCGGGTCGCGCCGAGTACTGTAATTACCGGTTTTGCGTCCGTTGACTTGGCGGGGCCCGGTGACGCGAGTTTCTGGGTGGGCGATACCGTGAAGAACGAAACGAACGCGAACGGGTTTGCGTCTTCGCTGCTTGATAGCGTATGCGCCGGACTGCTGTTCGTGCCGCAAGGACTTATGCCGGCGGAGAAGGTTGCCGTTGCATCGGGTAAGGAATTTGCGCCCGGTGTGGGCTGCATTGTCCCGGTTGAAAACCCGTACCATGCGATGGTCTGCTTCTTGGAAAAGTTTGCGGATTCTTTTGCGGGCAGTGAATGCGCCGGCGATGTTACTAGCGGCTCCTTCGTGGGCAGTGGATGCGCCGGCGATGTCGCGAAATCCGCCCGCGTGCATGCGAGCGCCGTAGTCGAAGGTCGCGTGGGCGAAAATGCCTTCGTGGGCCTGGGCTGTGTGGTGATGCGCGGGGCGACGCTCGGCGCGGGCTGCGTGCTCGAGGCGAATGTGACAATTTACCCGAATGTAGTCGTGGGGGAGGATTGCGTGTTTCAGGCGGGCGCCGTTATCGGTTCCCGCGGGTTCGGTTTTTATGAATATGAGGGCAGGCGCCGGCCGGTCCCGCACCTTGCGGGCGTGCGCATCGGGCGCGGTTGCAGCTTCGGGGCGAACACGGTGGTTGCCGCGGGTTTCTTGAGCCCCACCACGATAGGCGAAAACTGCCACTTTGATTCCTTCGTGCAAATCGCCCACAACTGCCGCCTCGGGAACAACATCTTTATGGCATCGCAGTCGGGGCTCGCGGGCTCCGTGACGGTCGAGGACGATGTTGAACTTGCGGGTGGCGCGCAGGTCGCAAACCACCTTACGCTCGGGAAGGGCGCACGCATTGCTGCGAAGGCGGGCGTCACCAAGAGCATTCCCGCGGGGCTTACCGTATCCGGGTTCCCCGCCGAAGAAATTACGGTATGGCGCCGCTCGATGGTGCGCCTCCGCCAGATGGGGAAAAAGTAG